Proteins encoded by one window of Labrus bergylta chromosome 2, fLabBer1.1, whole genome shotgun sequence:
- the LOC136181145 gene encoding protein NLRC3-like — protein MTKGVAGIGKTVLTQKFTLDWAEDKDNQDIHFTFPFTFRELNVLKVKKFSLVELVHHFFPEIKEAGICRFEEFQVVFIFDGLDECRLPLDFKNNETLTDVTESTSVDVLLTNLIRGKLLPSAHLWITTRPAAANQIPPECVDMVTEVRGFTDPQKEEYFMKRFRNEEQANRIISHIKTSRSLHIMCHIPVFCWITATVLEDVLKTREGGELPKTLTEMYIHFLVVQSKMKNIKYDGGAETDPHWNKKSRKMIKSLGKLAFEQLQKGNLIFYDSDLTECGIDIRAASVYSGVFTQIFKEERGLYQDKVFCFIHLSVQEFLAALHVHLTFINSGVNLMPEEQTTSRWSKGFREKPNPKHLYQSAVDQALQSPNGHLDLFLRFLLGLSLETNQNLIRGLLTHTGSGSKTNQKTVKYIKEKISEDLSAEKSINLFHCLNELNDRSLVEEIQQSLRSGRLSTDKLSPAQWSALVFILMSSEKDLDVFDLKKYSASEEALLRLLPVIKASNKALYVLT, from the coding sequence atgacaaagggagtggctggcatcgggaaaacagtcttaacacagaagttcactctggactgggctgaggacaaagacaaccaggacatacacttcacatttccattcactttcagagagctgaatgtgctgaaagtgaaaaagttcagcttggtggaacttgttcatcacttctttcctgaaatcaaagaagcaggaatctgcaggtttgaagagttccaggttgtgttcatctttgacggtctggatgagtgtcgacttcctttggactttaaaaacaacgagaccctgactgatgtcacagagtccacctcagtggatgtgctgctgacaaacctcatcagggggaaactgcttccctctgctcacctctggataaccacacgacctgcagcagccaatcagatccctcctgagtgtgttgacatggtgacagaggtcagagggttcactgacccacagaaggaggagtacttcatgaagagattcagaaatgaggagcaagccaacagaatcatctcccacatcaagacatccagaagcctccacatcatgtgccacatcccagtcttctgctggatcactgctacagttctggaggatgtgctgaagaccagagagggaggagagctgcccaagaccctgactgagatgtacatccacttcctggtggttcagtccaaaatgaagaacatcaagtatgatggaggagctgagacagatccacactggaataaaaagagcaggaagatgattaagtctctgggaaaactggcttttgagcagctgcagaaaggaaacctgatcttctatgactcagacctgacagagtgtggcatcgatatcagagcagcctcagtgtactcaggagtgttcacacagatctttaaagaggagagaggactgtaccaggacaaggtgttctgcttcatccatctgagtgttcaggagtttctggctgctcttcatgtccatctgaccttcatcaactctggagtcaatctgatgccagaagaacaaacaacatccagGTGGTCTAAAggattcagagaaaaacctaacccaaaacatttatatcagagtgctgtggaccaggccttacagagtcctaatggacacctggacttgttcctccgcttcctcctcggtctttctctagagaccaatcagaatctcatacgaggtctgctgacacacacaggaagtggctcaaagaccaatcagaaaacagtcaagtacatcaaggagaagatcagtgaggatctgtctgcagagaaaagcatcaatctgttccactgtctgaatgaactgaatgatcgttctctagtggaggagatccaacagtccctgagatcaggacgtctctccacagataaactttctcctgctcagtggtcagctctggtcttcatcttaatgtcatcagaaaaagatctggacgtgtttgacctgaagaaatactctgcttcagaggaggctcttctgaggctgctgcctgtgatcaaagcttcaaacaaagctctgtacgtgctcacataa